A window from Pyrococcus yayanosii CH1 encodes these proteins:
- a CDS encoding TIGR00288 family NYN domain-containing protein, which yields MKRVISRILKREEREEREAEKTIGLIIDGPNILRKEFGIRLEDIKAALEKVGKIRVAKVVLNQYAPQGLIEAVVNQGFEPIIVAGDTDVRVAIEAMELIYNSDVDVIALATRDADFLPLINEAKRKGKETVVIGVEPGFSAALQNAADYIIKMEAKKA from the coding sequence ATGAAGAGGGTCATATCGAGGATACTGAAAAGGGAGGAGAGGGAAGAAAGGGAAGCTGAGAAGACAATAGGGCTGATAATAGATGGACCCAACATCCTCAGGAAGGAGTTCGGGATAAGACTTGAGGACATAAAGGCTGCCCTTGAGAAAGTGGGCAAGATAAGAGTTGCCAAGGTCGTGCTGAACCAGTACGCGCCCCAGGGTTTGATAGAGGCCGTGGTCAATCAGGGCTTTGAGCCAATCATAGTGGCAGGAGATACAGATGTACGCGTCGCGATTGAGGCCATGGAGCTCATATACAATTCGGACGTGGATGTCATAGCCCTCGCAACAAGGGATGCCGACTTTCTGCCCCTCATTAACGAGGCCAAGAGAAAGGGGAAGGAAACCGTCGTCATAGGGGTCGAGCCTGGCTTCTCCGCAGCTCTCCAGAACGCGGCCGACTATATAATCAAGATGGAGGCCAAGAAGGCTTAA
- the radA gene encoding DNA repair and recombination protein RadA, whose protein sequence is MLVARKKVEDEVKELEEFEEMELDVMEEEEEPKKKKKGREIRTIEDLPGVGPATAEKLREAGYDTLEAIAVASPIELKEVAGISEGAALRIIQAARKAANIGTFMRADEYLRKRQSIGRISTGSKSLDKLLGGGIETQAITEVFGEFGSGKCFAKDTKIYYENDTLVHFESIEEMYQKYASINGEMPFDTGFAVPLDTVSVYTFDVRTGEVRRTKASYLYRERVRKILEVRLSKGRVLKITKRHPVLVFRDGLQWVPAGELRPGDIVVGMRQIPANSIEMDASKAYFLGLFVAGGTSNPLSITIPSEELVKSVVKFIESHDGYKPKVEKRRGLYRVLLRKKTAEWLGKLLVSNPETKVIPGEVLNADPESIAAFIAGYIDGDGHVTESTLEMVTKSRELADGLIFLFKRLGISPTLSEKLLDGAVYYRIFITGEDRERLSEILKRAKLKAVRLHGERVGRYPPALAKYLSRLYSELRLLKGDDELPWREDVWFTEKTLARIEDYFKEALQLLDRAEKASPEEIKHRREVAKKAIEMINLARKLEFHEVLSVELVDYNDWVYDLVVPETHNFIAPNGLVLHNTQLAHTLAVMVQLPPEEGGLNGSVIWIDTENTFRPERIREIAKSRGLDPDDVLKHIYVARAFNSNHQMLLVQQAEDKIKELLHTDKPVKLLIVDSLTSHFRSEYVGRGALAERQQKLAKHLADLHRLANLYEIAVFVTNQVQARPDAFFGDPTRPIGGHILAHSATLRVYLRKGKGGKRVARLIDAPHLPEGEAVFRITEKGIED, encoded by the coding sequence CTGGAGGAGTTCGAGGAGATGGAGCTGGATGTGATGGAAGAAGAGGAGGAGCCTAAGAAGAAAAAGAAGGGGAGGGAGATAAGGACCATAGAGGACCTGCCCGGCGTTGGCCCTGCCACTGCCGAGAAGCTCAGGGAGGCTGGCTACGACACCCTTGAAGCTATAGCGGTTGCATCTCCCATAGAGCTCAAGGAGGTGGCTGGGATAAGCGAGGGTGCTGCCCTCAGGATAATCCAAGCCGCGAGGAAGGCCGCCAACATCGGGACCTTCATGAGAGCCGACGAGTACCTGAGGAAGAGGCAGAGCATAGGGAGAATATCCACGGGAAGCAAGAGCCTCGACAAGCTCCTTGGTGGCGGGATAGAGACACAGGCCATAACGGAGGTCTTTGGAGAGTTCGGAAGCGGCAAGTGCTTCGCCAAAGACACAAAGATCTACTACGAGAACGATACACTGGTTCACTTTGAGTCAATCGAGGAGATGTATCAGAAATATGCATCAATAAACGGCGAGATGCCTTTTGACACCGGCTTTGCTGTCCCCCTTGACACGGTCAGCGTCTATACCTTTGACGTAAGGACGGGTGAAGTCAGGCGCACCAAGGCCTCTTACCTTTACCGGGAGAGAGTTAGGAAGATTCTTGAGGTTCGTCTCTCTAAAGGTAGGGTGCTAAAGATAACCAAGCGGCACCCTGTTCTCGTCTTCCGCGATGGCCTCCAGTGGGTTCCTGCTGGAGAGCTTAGGCCGGGTGATATCGTCGTTGGCATGAGACAAATTCCTGCGAACTCTATTGAGATGGACGCTTCGAAGGCCTACTTCCTTGGTCTCTTCGTTGCCGGGGGCACCTCTAACCCGTTATCCATTACTATCCCTTCAGAGGAGCTCGTTAAGAGCGTGGTCAAGTTCATTGAGAGCCATGACGGCTACAAGCCAAAAGTTGAGAAACGTCGCGGTCTCTACAGGGTTCTACTCCGTAAGAAAACCGCTGAATGGCTTGGAAAGCTTTTGGTGTCCAACCCGGAGACCAAGGTTATTCCGGGGGAAGTGCTTAACGCCGACCCCGAATCAATTGCCGCCTTCATAGCCGGCTATATTGACGGGGATGGACATGTTACTGAGTCTACACTCGAAATGGTTACGAAGAGCCGCGAGCTGGCTGATGGGCTAATCTTCCTCTTCAAGCGCCTCGGTATTTCCCCAACGCTATCTGAGAAGCTTTTGGACGGTGCTGTTTACTACCGCATCTTTATCACTGGCGAGGACAGAGAGAGGCTTTCAGAAATCCTTAAGAGGGCCAAGCTCAAAGCAGTAAGGCTTCATGGCGAGAGAGTTGGTAGGTATCCTCCAGCTTTGGCCAAATATTTATCGAGACTCTATTCCGAGCTCCGCCTCCTAAAGGGAGACGATGAGTTACCATGGCGGGAAGATGTTTGGTTCACCGAAAAAACTCTGGCTCGCATTGAGGACTACTTCAAGGAGGCCCTCCAGCTTCTCGATCGAGCCGAGAAAGCCTCGCCCGAGGAAATAAAACACCGCAGAGAAGTCGCCAAGAAGGCCATTGAGATGATAAACCTCGCAAGAAAGCTTGAGTTCCACGAGGTTCTCTCGGTTGAGCTCGTTGACTACAACGACTGGGTTTACGACCTTGTCGTACCTGAAACCCATAACTTCATAGCCCCTAACGGTCTTGTCCTCCACAACACCCAGCTCGCTCACACCCTGGCCGTTATGGTCCAGCTACCGCCTGAGGAGGGCGGCCTCAACGGCTCCGTTATCTGGATAGACACCGAGAACACCTTCAGGCCCGAGAGGATAAGGGAGATTGCTAAGAGCCGCGGCCTCGACCCCGATGATGTTCTCAAGCATATATACGTGGCCAGGGCCTTCAACAGTAACCATCAGATGCTCCTCGTCCAGCAGGCTGAAGATAAAATAAAGGAGCTCCTCCACACGGACAAGCCTGTAAAGCTACTAATCGTAGACTCGCTAACGAGCCATTTCCGCTCCGAGTATGTGGGCAGGGGGGCCCTTGCCGAGAGACAGCAGAAGCTGGCCAAGCACCTCGCCGACCTTCACAGGCTGGCGAACCTCTACGAGATAGCGGTCTTCGTTACAAATCAGGTGCAGGCGAGGCCTGACGCCTTCTTCGGCGATCCGACGCGGCCTATAGGTGGCCACATACTTGCCCACTCGGCGACGCTCAGGGTTTACCTGAGGAAGGGCAAGGGAGGAAAGAGGGTTGCAAGGCTAATCGATGCCCCCCACCTTCCGGAGGGTGAGGCGGTCTTCAGGATAACGGAGAAGGGAATCGAGGATTAG
- a CDS encoding TIGR00288 family NYN domain-containing protein, which translates to MASWEKIVEGVKSIALIKTKIRRGKRIALLVDGPNILRKELGVHLEDIVNALSEIGSIRVAKVILNQYAPQSLIEAVSNQGFEPVIVAGETGVKLAVEAMREVYNPNVDMIALATRNTEFVPIILKAKEKGKETAIVGVEPGLSAALKHAADYVIILKARGVSDEEGHIEDTEKGGEGRKGS; encoded by the coding sequence ATGGCAAGCTGGGAGAAGATAGTTGAAGGTGTCAAGAGCATAGCACTGATTAAGACAAAGATAAGGAGGGGAAAGAGGATAGCCCTTCTTGTCGATGGCCCAAACATCTTGAGGAAAGAGCTGGGGGTGCACCTCGAGGACATAGTCAACGCTCTAAGCGAAATCGGTAGTATAAGGGTAGCAAAAGTCATCCTGAACCAGTATGCTCCTCAGAGCCTCATAGAGGCAGTTTCGAACCAAGGGTTCGAGCCCGTCATCGTGGCAGGTGAAACAGGCGTTAAGCTAGCCGTGGAGGCCATGAGGGAAGTTTACAACCCCAACGTCGACATGATAGCTCTCGCGACGAGAAACACAGAGTTCGTCCCCATAATCCTCAAGGCAAAAGAGAAGGGCAAAGAAACCGCCATAGTGGGCGTTGAACCGGGCCTCAGTGCGGCCCTGAAGCACGCGGCCGATTACGTGATAATCCTGAAGGCAAGAGGTGTAAGCGATGAAGAGGGTCATATCGAGGATACTGAAAAGGGAGGAGAGGGAAGAAAGGGAAGCTGA
- a CDS encoding DUF835 domain-containing protein, whose amino-acid sequence MPAIVSLGYFLRDLIIMTIALLVVLTILKLMGKAKEMLSYRAFKVGILTALLSFLLIITAQVIGILINTTILFHRYEDWQVIRSILLTVAAILLFVTVLLFYLPFGRGEYMVVRIATEPSLEKSWGAYWGEREKCYGVFKRLLELRLPGIAVSRDPPEVFRRKLGLKITPVIWISKVEHEEAVSPTRLEYLIEYLKNFLTKAELDKVVLIDCIDYLILENGERAVFKFLTTLKDLAALNRGIVLVTIDKDTLSERAFSFLTNELRPISELKVEEPEAFYSEGSKGEA is encoded by the coding sequence ATGCCGGCTATAGTATCCCTAGGATACTTCCTAAGAGACCTTATAATTATGACGATAGCCCTCCTCGTTGTGCTAACGATACTTAAACTTATGGGGAAGGCCAAGGAGATGCTCAGCTACAGGGCTTTCAAAGTCGGCATCCTCACGGCCCTCCTAAGCTTCCTTCTCATTATCACCGCTCAGGTTATAGGGATACTCATAAACACAACGATACTCTTCCACCGCTATGAAGACTGGCAGGTAATCCGCTCAATCCTCCTAACGGTCGCCGCCATACTCCTTTTCGTAACGGTCCTCCTTTTCTACCTACCCTTCGGCAGGGGCGAATACATGGTCGTGAGGATAGCCACAGAGCCAAGTCTCGAGAAGTCATGGGGGGCCTACTGGGGCGAAAGGGAGAAGTGCTACGGCGTATTCAAACGCCTCCTTGAACTCCGGCTCCCCGGTATCGCTGTGAGCAGAGACCCACCCGAGGTCTTCAGGAGAAAGCTCGGCCTCAAGATAACGCCCGTGATTTGGATATCAAAAGTGGAACACGAAGAGGCCGTAAGTCCCACAAGGCTGGAGTACCTAATAGAGTACCTGAAGAACTTCCTTACAAAGGCCGAGCTCGATAAGGTTGTCTTAATTGACTGCATCGACTACCTCATACTGGAGAACGGGGAAAGGGCGGTGTTCAAGTTCCTGACAACTCTCAAGGACCTCGCAGCTCTGAACAGAGGGATAGTCCTCGTGACGATAGATAAGGACACCCTCAGCGAGAGGGCATTCTCCTTCCTAACCAACGAGCTAAGACCCATATCGGAGCTAAAGGTGGAGGAGCCGGAAGCCTTTTATTCCGAGGGCTCGAAGGGGGAAGCATGA
- a CDS encoding DmpA family aminopeptidase produces MKAPDLGIRIGRLEPGKRNSISDVKGVKVGHVTLIKGEGKLVPGKGPVRTGVTAILPHEGNIYKEKLLAGAFVMNGYSKPVGLVQVWELGTIETPIILTNTLSIGTAVEGLLDYVLEENEDIGVTTGSVNPIVLECNDSYLNDIRGRHVRREHVVEAIRNASEDFEEGAVGAGTGMSAFEFKGGIGSASRIVEVEGRKYTVGALVLTNFGKREDLTIAGVPVGLELRGYPGRGESGKGSIIMVVATDAPLTARQLNRLAKRAAVGLARTGGYAYNGSGDIALAFSTTNKIKHYEKEPIEIKAIPDSVISPLFKAAAEAVEEAIINSLLQARTMTGRDNRIRYALPKDELVRIMKKYGRLEP; encoded by the coding sequence ATGAAGGCCCCGGACCTTGGCATAAGGATAGGGAGGCTGGAGCCGGGAAAGAGAAACAGCATAAGCGACGTGAAGGGCGTTAAGGTGGGCCATGTAACGCTGATTAAGGGTGAGGGCAAGCTCGTGCCGGGAAAGGGACCTGTGAGAACTGGGGTCACAGCTATTCTCCCCCATGAGGGCAACATTTACAAGGAAAAGCTTCTCGCGGGAGCCTTCGTCATGAACGGCTACTCCAAGCCCGTCGGTCTCGTTCAGGTTTGGGAGCTCGGCACGATAGAGACACCGATAATCCTCACGAACACGCTGAGCATCGGAACGGCCGTTGAAGGCCTCTTAGACTACGTTCTTGAGGAAAACGAGGACATAGGTGTTACAACGGGCTCCGTAAACCCCATAGTTCTCGAGTGCAACGACTCATACCTGAACGACATAAGGGGAAGGCACGTGAGGAGGGAGCACGTTGTCGAGGCCATAAGGAATGCCTCAGAGGACTTCGAGGAGGGGGCCGTTGGAGCCGGGACAGGGATGAGCGCCTTCGAGTTCAAAGGCGGCATAGGGTCGGCCTCGAGGATTGTAGAGGTCGAGGGAAGGAAATACACGGTGGGAGCCCTCGTTCTGACGAACTTTGGAAAGAGGGAGGATCTCACGATAGCGGGCGTTCCCGTCGGCCTCGAGCTCAGGGGGTATCCGGGCAGAGGCGAGAGCGGAAAGGGAAGCATCATTATGGTTGTCGCAACGGACGCCCCCCTAACGGCAAGGCAGCTGAACAGGCTCGCGAAGAGGGCCGCGGTGGGGCTCGCAAGGACGGGCGGTTACGCCTACAATGGTAGCGGCGACATAGCCTTAGCATTTTCCACAACCAACAAGATAAAGCACTACGAGAAGGAGCCCATCGAGATTAAGGCAATTCCCGACTCGGTTATCTCGCCCCTCTTTAAGGCCGCCGCTGAGGCCGTCGAAGAGGCCATCATAAACTCCCTCCTCCAAGCGAGAACGATGACAGGAAGGGACAACAGAATCAGATACGCCCTCCCCAAGGACGAACTCGTGAGGATTATGAAAAAGTACGGGAGGCTGGAGCCATGA
- a CDS encoding SPOUT family RNA methylase, whose product MKFIVKTQMDMEAVAGNYIKDALPEAKVQIAPEGYPGLIIVESDDEKALEKLLEIPEVERVIPVLIEVPADLEAIKEAAEEIVKHIKEGESFAVRTKRRGKKDFSSVDVNVVLGARIKDLTGAEVNLSWPDKVVQVEIIGDKAYISVIPGEEYLKYRKYTPDKPDCRKLFKKVSIVQMPYWGDYKTARAFGEKIGRAAQAFEVKELIIAPKEKMNAYELMAFIRGVKEGQESRYQIQREAYPWEVEKVPIYVWDLYQVIRDKRRNRRLIIITDPKGPTLNEVKEKLARDMYYVKEIVVLIGSREGIPRGLFRFADYVVDLAPYMTFATEHGIPATLIALWTIYEEELRKRGEIGED is encoded by the coding sequence ATGAAGTTCATAGTAAAGACTCAGATGGATATGGAGGCCGTCGCGGGGAACTACATCAAAGATGCCCTGCCCGAAGCCAAAGTCCAGATAGCTCCTGAAGGCTATCCCGGTCTCATAATAGTCGAAAGCGACGACGAGAAGGCATTGGAGAAGCTGCTGGAGATTCCCGAGGTCGAGAGGGTCATACCCGTGCTCATAGAGGTTCCAGCCGACCTGGAGGCAATAAAGGAGGCAGCCGAGGAGATAGTTAAGCACATAAAAGAAGGGGAGAGTTTTGCCGTCAGGACGAAAAGGAGGGGGAAGAAGGACTTCTCAAGCGTTGACGTGAACGTCGTCCTCGGGGCGAGGATAAAGGACCTGACGGGGGCGGAGGTGAACCTAAGCTGGCCCGACAAGGTCGTCCAGGTCGAGATAATAGGGGACAAAGCTTACATATCCGTGATTCCCGGGGAGGAGTACCTGAAGTACAGGAAGTACACGCCGGATAAGCCCGACTGCAGGAAGCTCTTCAAGAAAGTCAGCATCGTCCAAATGCCCTACTGGGGGGACTACAAAACCGCTAGAGCCTTCGGTGAGAAGATAGGGAGGGCCGCCCAGGCCTTCGAGGTTAAGGAACTGATAATTGCCCCTAAGGAGAAGATGAACGCCTACGAGCTCATGGCATTCATTAGGGGAGTCAAGGAAGGACAGGAGAGCCGCTATCAAATACAGAGGGAGGCCTATCCGTGGGAGGTCGAAAAGGTCCCCATCTACGTCTGGGATCTTTACCAAGTCATAAGAGACAAGAGGAGAAACAGAAGGCTCATAATAATCACGGACCCAAAGGGGCCAACGCTGAACGAGGTCAAAGAGAAGCTGGCAAGGGACATGTACTACGTCAAGGAGATTGTGGTTCTCATCGGCTCGAGGGAAGGCATACCCCGGGGCCTCTTCCGCTTCGCCGACTACGTTGTTGACCTTGCCCCCTACATGACGTTTGCGACGGAGCACGGCATTCCAGCAACCCTAATAGCCCTCTGGACGATATACGAAGAAGAGCTGAGGAAGAGAGGGGAGATAGGGGAGGACTAA
- a CDS encoding endonuclease dU encodes MIRKVKPEIRVVGFDDGTFSFKATGDKTILVGVVMKGAKEVVGVLTRWITVDGLDATDAIIDAVLRSRFKDLRVIMLRGITYAGFNVVDVERVFEETGLPVVIVIKKRPDVGAMEVALRKHFPDAALRISLIRKLGPIRELIPGKLFYQVWGIEPEKAVEIIRVTRKGALVPEPLRLAHMIASAVMTGESTKD; translated from the coding sequence ATGATAAGGAAGGTCAAGCCCGAGATAAGGGTTGTGGGCTTCGACGACGGGACGTTCTCCTTTAAGGCTACTGGTGATAAAACGATACTGGTTGGAGTAGTCATGAAGGGGGCGAAGGAAGTTGTTGGTGTCTTAACGAGGTGGATAACAGTCGACGGTCTTGACGCCACTGACGCCATAATAGACGCTGTCCTCCGCTCCCGCTTCAAGGATCTCAGGGTGATAATGCTCAGAGGTATAACCTACGCGGGCTTCAACGTCGTTGACGTTGAGAGGGTCTTCGAGGAGACAGGTCTGCCAGTGGTCATCGTGATAAAGAAGCGACCTGACGTTGGGGCTATGGAGGTTGCCTTGAGAAAGCATTTTCCAGATGCGGCCCTGAGGATTTCCCTCATAAGAAAGCTTGGACCAATAAGGGAGCTCATTCCGGGTAAGCTCTTCTATCAGGTCTGGGGAATCGAGCCAGAGAAGGCCGTGGAAATCATAAGGGTAACCCGGAAGGGGGCCCTCGTTCCCGAACCTCTGAGGCTTGCCCATATGATAGCGAGCGCTGTGATGACCGGGGAGAGCACGAAGGACTAG
- a CDS encoding glycogen/starch synthase, translated as MRVLLLGFEYLPVKVGGLAEALTSLANALAELGHEVLVFTPSHGRFAGQSLGVKVRAFGEIVPLTVHEEGDNPRVFRLGGGLLDSGDVYGPGWEGLLRKAVLFGKASVALLNELLKEEELPNVVHFHDWHTVFAGALIKKHFRIPAIFTIHRLNKAKIPAYYFHEAGLPELAPYPDIDPEHAGGYFADIVTTVSRGYLLDEWGFFRNFEGRVTYVFNGIDCSFWSEACLEGSRCDRKQRILEKLGLEDGVMFMFIGRFDRGQKGVDVLLRAIEMLAERHPREFRQMKFIIIGKGDPELEKWAKVLAERFPNVKTITEMLSREFVRGLYGSVDFVIVPSYFEPFGLVQMEAMCLGAIPIGSAVGGIRDTVITLDDNPESATGFLVPPGSVEALVDAILRAFKLYVENPSLIEKLRENGKKRAKEFTWERAARRYLRAYKGSVDRAFEFIVE; from the coding sequence ATGAGGGTTCTGTTGCTTGGCTTCGAGTATTTACCCGTTAAGGTTGGTGGACTGGCAGAGGCCCTTACGAGTCTTGCAAATGCTCTTGCCGAGCTCGGCCATGAGGTCTTGGTGTTTACGCCGTCTCATGGGAGGTTTGCGGGACAGTCTCTTGGGGTTAAGGTGAGGGCTTTTGGAGAGATTGTTCCCCTAACGGTGCATGAGGAAGGCGATAATCCTCGTGTCTTTAGGCTTGGTGGCGGTCTGCTTGACAGTGGGGACGTTTATGGGCCTGGGTGGGAGGGTCTGCTGAGAAAGGCGGTTCTCTTTGGAAAGGCGAGCGTGGCTCTGCTTAATGAGCTCTTAAAGGAGGAGGAGCTTCCAAATGTGGTCCATTTCCACGACTGGCATACAGTCTTTGCAGGGGCTCTGATAAAAAAGCACTTCCGTATTCCAGCTATCTTCACGATTCACAGGCTCAACAAGGCGAAGATTCCGGCCTATTATTTCCATGAGGCTGGTCTTCCAGAGTTGGCTCCCTATCCTGATATAGACCCGGAGCACGCTGGGGGCTATTTCGCGGACATAGTGACGACGGTGAGCAGGGGCTACCTCCTCGACGAGTGGGGCTTCTTCAGGAACTTCGAGGGCAGGGTCACTTACGTATTCAACGGCATTGATTGCTCCTTCTGGAGCGAGGCTTGCCTCGAAGGGTCTAGGTGCGATAGGAAGCAGAGGATCCTTGAGAAGCTGGGCTTGGAGGATGGTGTAATGTTCATGTTTATAGGCCGCTTCGACAGGGGGCAGAAGGGGGTTGACGTCCTCCTAAGGGCCATAGAGATGCTTGCCGAGAGGCATCCGAGGGAGTTTCGGCAGATGAAGTTCATAATTATTGGGAAAGGAGACCCTGAGCTAGAGAAGTGGGCGAAGGTTCTAGCGGAGAGGTTTCCCAACGTGAAGACTATCACGGAAATGTTGTCGAGAGAGTTCGTCAGGGGGCTTTACGGAAGTGTCGATTTTGTAATTGTTCCCTCTTACTTCGAACCTTTTGGTCTCGTTCAGATGGAGGCCATGTGCCTCGGGGCAATACCCATAGGTTCGGCGGTGGGGGGAATAAGGGACACCGTGATAACCCTTGACGATAACCCGGAGAGTGCGACGGGATTCCTTGTTCCACCAGGTAGTGTTGAAGCTTTGGTGGATGCAATCCTCCGGGCATTCAAGCTTTACGTGGAGAACCCATCTCTCATAGAAAAACTCAGGGAGAACGGGAAGAAGAGAGCGAAGGAGTTCACTTGGGAAAGGGCGGCTCGCCGCTACTTGAGGGCCTATAAAGGTAGTGTGGACAGGGCCTTTGAATTCATAGTTGAGTAG
- a CDS encoding EamA family transporter, which yields MRSGYILVFLAAAMWGTLGIFARLLYSFNLDTYTIVFYRVLFALILLAIYLKLLGLPLLASKRRLPFYAAYGFFSVFLFYSLYFYTVKVSSVSFAVLMLYTAPAYSIVLGRLLFGEPLTSRKIAAFLSVLSGVFMLNAGGLEFSPIAIAAGLASGLTYALYGVFAKFAVRHEEPERVLFNTLLLGLPFLLPFTDPRVPMGALPYLLALAFFPTFLGYILYNRALKEVEVGRASIIATVEPVIAMALAFLIFGESLGPSQIAGGALIILGSLLARH from the coding sequence ATGAGGTCTGGCTACATTCTCGTTTTTCTTGCGGCAGCCATGTGGGGAACCCTCGGGATATTCGCCCGGCTACTTTACTCCTTCAACCTCGATACCTATACCATAGTCTTCTACCGCGTTCTCTTCGCCCTAATTCTCCTCGCCATCTATCTGAAACTCTTAGGCTTACCTCTCTTAGCTTCAAAACGCAGGCTCCCCTTCTACGCCGCATACGGCTTCTTTAGTGTCTTCCTATTTTACTCCCTATACTTTTACACCGTGAAGGTATCTTCAGTGTCCTTCGCCGTCCTGATGCTCTATACAGCCCCTGCCTACTCGATAGTTCTCGGGAGACTCCTCTTCGGAGAACCGCTCACATCCCGAAAGATAGCCGCCTTCCTCTCGGTTCTTTCGGGTGTCTTCATGCTCAACGCCGGTGGCCTAGAGTTCTCCCCAATTGCAATTGCCGCCGGGCTGGCCAGTGGCCTTACCTACGCCCTTTATGGCGTCTTCGCAAAATTCGCCGTGAGGCACGAGGAGCCCGAGAGGGTCCTCTTCAACACTCTCCTCCTCGGCCTTCCATTCCTCCTTCCCTTCACAGACCCAAGGGTTCCCATGGGAGCCCTTCCCTATCTCCTCGCCCTCGCTTTCTTCCCCACCTTCTTAGGTTACATTCTCTACAACAGGGCCCTTAAAGAGGTGGAAGTGGGTAGGGCCTCCATAATAGCCACCGTCGAGCCCGTCATCGCTATGGCACTCGCTTTCCTGATATTCGGGGAGAGCCTCGGACCTAGCCAGATTGCTGGAGGGGCTCTGATAATCCTCGGCTCCCTCCTCGCCCGCCACTAG
- the mobA gene encoding molybdenum cofactor guanylyltransferase: MLSLVLAFRERPGENYLIPIDDEPMIRIVEARLRMAKRIDDIVTIVRKGEEKKFSLHVSNPLPVKARTRLEALLKALPPSGEVFLLEGNRPLVMPFLINYLSTLFLDSEADALIPVWPKGEPEVFHAFYKARALRSALEAMMADRERRPSALIEYIDAETVDIGELSRRNTKVHLSFFRVRGSEDLRALRLLAKGKNIMSK, encoded by the coding sequence ATGCTGTCACTCGTGCTGGCTTTCAGGGAGAGGCCAGGAGAGAACTACCTCATACCCATCGATGACGAGCCAATGATCAGGATAGTTGAAGCAAGGCTCAGGATGGCGAAGAGAATAGACGATATCGTGACGATAGTAAGGAAGGGAGAGGAGAAGAAGTTCTCCCTCCACGTCTCCAACCCCCTGCCAGTTAAGGCAAGAACGAGGCTGGAGGCCCTCCTGAAGGCCCTTCCCCCCTCCGGCGAGGTCTTCCTGCTGGAGGGCAACAGGCCCCTCGTAATGCCCTTCCTTATTAACTACCTCTCCACGCTCTTCCTCGACTCCGAGGCAGACGCTCTAATACCCGTGTGGCCCAAGGGAGAACCCGAGGTTTTCCACGCCTTTTATAAGGCGAGAGCCCTAAGGAGCGCCCTCGAGGCCATGATGGCAGATAGGGAAAGGAGACCATCCGCCCTAATCGAATACATCGACGCCGAGACCGTTGATATAGGAGAACTCTCCCGAAGGAACACCAAGGTCCACCTCAGCTTCTTCAGGGTAAGGGGAAGCGAAGACCTCCGAGCTCTCCGCCTTCTTGCGAAAGGTAAAAATATTATGAGCAAGTAG
- the cobO gene encoding cob(I)yrinic acid a,c-diamide adenosyltransferase encodes MSWREKLGLVHIYTGDGKGKTTAALGLALRMLGSGGRVIIIQFMKAPGVYGEYHMAERCGFRIESYGPPKFVHGRPEPDDIEAAKRALERAKEVVASGEWDLVILDEICVALGFGMLDVEEVEALITKKASNTELVLTGRYCPEELFELADYVTEMREIKHPYHRGITARKGVEY; translated from the coding sequence GTGTCTTGGAGAGAGAAGCTTGGTCTCGTCCACATATATACGGGGGATGGGAAGGGGAAGACTACCGCCGCTTTAGGCCTTGCTCTTAGGATGCTGGGAAGCGGGGGGAGAGTTATTATAATCCAGTTCATGAAGGCCCCGGGAGTTTATGGGGAATATCATATGGCCGAGAGGTGTGGCTTCCGCATCGAGTCGTACGGCCCTCCCAAGTTTGTTCATGGCAGGCCGGAACCTGATGACATAGAAGCAGCTAAGAGAGCCCTTGAGAGGGCGAAGGAAGTAGTGGCGAGTGGTGAGTGGGATTTGGTAATCCTCGACGAGATATGCGTCGCCCTTGGCTTCGGCATGCTTGATGTAGAGGAAGTCGAGGCTCTCATCACGAAAAAGGCCTCCAATACGGAACTCGTCCTTACGGGTCGCTATTGTCCGGAGGAGCTCTTCGAGCTGGCCGACTATGTGACGGAGATGAGGGAAATCAAGCACCCTTACCACCGGGGAATCACTGCCAGGAAGGGCGTCGAGTATTAA